The DNA region GCTCCCACGCGGTGCCGGCCTCGTGGCGCTCGGGCACAACGGTAACCTCACCAACAGCGATGCCCTGAGGCGGCGGCTCGGGGACATGGGCCACGAGCTGCAGGCCACCACGGACAGTGAGATGATCACCGCGCTCATCAGCCATGAGCCCGGAACCCTCCTCGACGCCGTGTGCAACGTCATGCCGCTACTACAAGGCGCCTATTCGATCGTGGCCCTCAGCGAAACCGAACTGGTGGCGTTCCGCGACCCCAACGGCGTGCGGCCGCTGGTGATCGGCCGGATCGACCACGGGTGGTGCGTCGCATCCGAAACCTGCGCCCTCGACCAGGTGGGCGCGGTACTTGACCGCGAGGTGGAACCCGGCGAGGCCGTGCGCATCACCGCCGAGGGAATCGAGAGCCGCAGGGCGATGCCCGCCGCCCCGCGTTCACTGTGCATCTTCGAGGCCATCTACTTCGCCCGGCCCGACAGCATTATCGATGGTCAGGCCGTCTGGGAGTCCCGCCGCGACATGGGCATCGAGCTTGCGGGGGAGGCCTCGGTGGAGGCCGACCTGGTTGTGGGGCTGCCCGACTCGGGGACCCCCGCCGCCATCGGGTACGCCCAGGCGTCGGGCATCCCGTACTCCGAGGCCGTGGTCCGAAACCGCTACGTTGGACGCTCGTTCATCCAGCCCGACCAAGCCCTGCGCGCGCAGGGCGTCAAGCTGAAGTTCAACCCGCTGGCCAGCGTGATCGCCGGCAAGCGCCTCATCGTG from Thermoleophilia bacterium includes:
- the purF gene encoding amidophosphoribosyltransferase, which codes for MERFHSRGVGGAVTADLLDQDHPNEECGVFGVVAPGRDVARITFFGLHALQHRGQESAGIAVSDGTHIIVQRELGLVSSVFDEPALRSLTGDSAIGHVRYSTTGTNKWDNAQPVALPRGAGLVALGHNGNLTNSDALRRRLGDMGHELQATTDSEMITALISHEPGTLLDAVCNVMPLLQGAYSIVALSETELVAFRDPNGVRPLVIGRIDHGWCVASETCALDQVGAVLDREVEPGEAVRITAEGIESRRAMPAAPRSLCIFEAIYFARPDSIIDGQAVWESRRDMGIELAGEASVEADLVVGLPDSGTPAAIGYAQASGIPYSEAVVRNRYVGRSFIQPDQALRAQGVKLKFNPLASVIAGKRLIVVDDSIVRGTTTRKTVAMLFDAGAAEVHLRISSPPIAWPCFYGIDMAERDDLIAAHMSPAEVAASVGATSLAYLSLDGLQRAMGRPAEGYCRACFTGQYPIPVPDASGKLRFEAAAGPVPSR